The Verrucomicrobiia bacterium sequence ACGGGGCCCTGGGAGCAGACCTTTTTCAGGCGCTGCCGCTGGTCGGCGGTGAGGTGTTTGTCTTCATCGAGGACGTAGTAGCTCACGGCGGCGGCTTCGGCCTCGCCGCGGAGGACACGTTCGATGGCCGAGACGTAACCGGTGCCGAAGGAGACGTTGCCGGCGCCGAAGAACTCCTCCGGTCGGCCGCGGGCGGAAACGAGGCCGCGCTGGTACAGATCGTACAGGGGCACGACGAACCCGGAGGTGCTGGTGCGGGAGGCGAAGGCGACCGGTCGTCCCCGGAGATCTTCGACCGACTGGTAGGGCTTTTCCCGGAGGGAGACCCAGTAACTTTCGTAGGTCGTCCTGCCCGCGATCTCGACCGCGAGGAGGAGGTTGCCCGACCGGCTGCGGCGGGCGTTGACCAGGTCGGTGGCGCTGACGAAGGCCACGTCGATGGTTCCGTTGGCCAGGCCTTCATTGATGACGGCGCCGGAGAGGGGGACGACGACGTCCACGGGCTTTCCCAGGGCCGTGGCGAGGAAGGTGGCGGTTGCGCGCCGTTCCTCGATCATGGCGTCGGGGTCCTTGTCGGGTTTCAGGGCCACGATGGCCCGGGCCTTGGAGAAGGTTTCAGCGGCATGGGTGTCGGGGGTGGCCGGGCTGAAGGCGGCGACGGCGCAGGCGGAGGCAAGGGCCAGCGAAAGCGGGAGGGCGGGCCCGGGGAGACTGGGGCGGCCGGGGTGGCGGGAGGCCGGCAAATGGCCTTCCACCGTTGCGAGGCGGGCCAACGAACGACGCATCATGGCGGAAAGGCTTGGCGGACGACCTGGGAAAGCGCTGCCGGTGCGTTGCGAAATCCTGCCGCTGGATTGCCACCGTGACGGGATGGCGCGAGGCAACGGTTCGTCGTGCACGGGGCCATGCCACCCCACGAATGGAGGGTGCCGGGTGCCTGCCCCGGCCCGGTCCCGCGTCGCCCGGGCCGGGCTTGAACCACGGTCACGCCCGGAGGGAATCGGGGCTGCGGAGGACGGTCTGGAGAGCGACGAGGGTGCCGGCGAAATAGACGAACTGCTGAAAAGCCCCGTTGAATTCGCCGGTCAGCCATTGTCCGAAGCCGAGCTGGACGAAGACGAAGAGGCTCCAGGCGAGGGCTGCGGATAGGAAGCGGGGTGTGCGGCTGGCGAGGAACTCGCCGGTGACGAGGGCGGCCAGGGCGAGTCCGAGGGCAAGGAGTTCGCCGGCGACGAGGAGCCAGAACAGGGCGGGCAGGCCTGGGAACGAGGCAAGAAAGGTGCCGCCGAATTTCTCCGGGAACCATGCAGGCATGCCGCCCAGGAGCTTGCCGATGCCGGCGAAGCCCCAGACCATGAGGAACAGGAGATTGATGGCGAGCAGGGTGGCGCGCCGGATCAGTGCAGGACTGAGGGGATGGGTCATGCTTGTACGAACTTCACCAGGCGTTCCTTCTCGGCCTTCCTGCGCTGGTTCTCGTCGAGGACCTTCTTGCGAAGGCGGAGGTGGTGGGGGGTGGCCTCGACGTATTCATCCACGTCGATGTATTCGAGGGCGCGTTCGAGGCTGAGCTTGAAGGGGGCGTTGAGCTGGATGCCCTTGCCGTCGCCCTGGGAGCGCATGTTGGTGAGCTTCTTCTCCTTCACCGGATTGACCGGGATGTCGTTCTCGCGGGCGTTTTCGCCCACGATCATCCCGACGTACACGGCCTCGCCGGGCTCGACCATCAGGCGTCCGCGTTCCTGGATCATGTTGAGGGCGTAGGCGGTGGCCTCGCCGGAATCCATCGAGACCAGGGATCCGTTCTTGCGGGCGGCAATCTCGCCGCGGTCGGAGCCGTATTCGTGGAAGAGATGACTCATCACGCCGTGGCCGCGGGTCAGATTGACCAGGTCCGTCTCGAAGCCGATCAGGCCGCGCATGGGGATGAGGGCCTCGATGGACACGTGATTCGACACGTGGGTCATGTTGGTGATCTGGGCCTTGCGGAAGGAGAGGTTCTCCATGATGGCGCCCAGGCTTTCGTTGGGGACCTCGACGAAGAGTTTCTCGATGGGTTCGAGCGGTTCCCCGCTCGGGCCCTTCTGCCAGAGGACCTCGGGACGCGACACCAGCACTTCGTAGCCTTCGCGGCGCATCTGCTCGACGAGGATGGCGATCTGCATCTCGCCGCGGCCGGAGACGGCGAAGATCTTGGGATCATCGGTCTGGGCGATGCGCAGGGCGACGTTGGTGCGGGTCTCCTTGACCAGGCGCTCCCAGATGTGGCGGGCGGTGACGAGTTTGCCGTCGGTGCCGGCGAGGGGGCCGTCATTGACGGCGAACTCCATCTGGATGGTGGGGGGATCGATGGGGATGTAGGGAAGGGCGCCGCGTTCCGGTTTGTCGGCGAGGGTTTCACCGATGAAGACGTCCTCGAACCCGGCGATGCCGACGATGTCGCCGGCGTGGGCCTCCTGGATCTCGATGCGTTTCAGGCCCTCGAAATGGTAGATCATGGTGACCTTGCCCGGGGTCACGCGGCCGTCGCCGTGGAGGCAGCTTGCCGGCATGCCGACGTGCACCTTGCCTTCGACAATCTTTCCGAAGGCGATACGGCCGAGATAATCGGAGTAGTCGAGATTGGCGACGAGGATCTGGAAACCGTCGCCG is a genomic window containing:
- the typA gene encoding translational GTPase TypA; translation: MQHIRNIAIIAHVDHGKTTLVDCLLKQSGTFRANEAKATEERIMDSMDLEREKGITIRAKNAAFKYKNFHINIVDTPGHADFGGEVERIMNMIDGVLLVVDAAEGPQAQTRFVLRKALEAGAKPIVVINKIDRDNANPKKVLDQVFELFISLNATDEQLDFPFVYCSAKNGYAKAELDHVSGTMEPLFESITRHIPPPRARAGDGFQILVANLDYSDYLGRIAFGKIVEGKVHVGMPASCLHGDGRVTPGKVTMIYHFEGLKRIEIQEAHAGDIVGIAGFEDVFIGETLADKPERGALPYIPIDPPTIQMEFAVNDGPLAGTDGKLVTARHIWERLVKETRTNVALRIAQTDDPKIFAVSGRGEMQIAILVEQMRREGYEVLVSRPEVLWQKGPSGEPLEPIEKLFVEVPNESLGAIMENLSFRKAQITNMTHVSNHVSIEALIPMRGLIGFETDLVNLTRGHGVMSHLFHEYGSDRGEIAARKNGSLVSMDSGEATAYALNMIQERGRLMVEPGEAVYVGMIVGENARENDIPVNPVKEKKLTNMRSQGDGKGIQLNAPFKLSLERALEYIDVDEYVEATPHHLRLRKKVLDENQRRKAEKERLVKFVQA
- a CDS encoding phosphate/phosphite/phosphonate ABC transporter substrate-binding protein, with amino-acid sequence MMRRSLARLATVEGHLPASRHPGRPSLPGPALPLSLALASACAVAAFSPATPDTHAAETFSKARAIVALKPDKDPDAMIEERRATATFLATALGKPVDVVVPLSGAVINEGLANGTIDVAFVSATDLVNARRSRSGNLLLAVEIAGRTTYESYWVSLREKPYQSVEDLRGRPVAFASRTSTSGFVVPLYDLYQRGLVSARGRPEEFFGAGNVSFGTGYVSAIERVLRGEAEAAAVSYYVLDEDKHLTADQRQRLKKVCSQGPVPTHVLAVSHRVSEPDRQALKRAFLRFNEPAGTALRDRLFVARLVEVDEEAHVASLDAALRLARGE